The sequence below is a genomic window from Montipora capricornis isolate CH-2021 chromosome 14, ASM3666992v2, whole genome shotgun sequence.
CCCCAGGTGCATGATTTGCCCCCGGCTGATGCACAAAAAGAACAGCAGCAATGACTGTGATAGAAgagacaacaataataatactaataataataataatgatagtaacaataataataataataataatgataatgataatgataatgataataataataataatattttttttttaaatattatgattaatttctttttcttcctcttcttcttcttcttattattattatttttatcattatcatcatcatcgtcatcatcgtcatcgttgtcatcgtcatcatcaaacATCATCACcttcattaccattatcattatcaatatgAAGCAAATACACTTGTTTTAAACATTCAACTGACAAAACTGTAGTAGTAATTCCCttcctggggcctgtttctcgaaagacccggtAACTTACCGTGCCCGATAACTTATCGGGCCCGTTATCGGGAAACTTTATCGGGCCCGAAGTAGTGTTTCTCGAAGCACCCGTAAACTctcccggtaattaccgggccCGTAAAAATGACGGGCCGTTACCAGTCTTCCACGTGTGCCTCGCGCTCGTTCGCAAGAGATGGAGTACGACTTGGCACGACAAGTTTGATAAGTGTTCATTTCATTCGATTTTTCACGCTGCTGTTGGATTCTATAGGGGttgacttttttcatgttttttgaaGGACAGTGCAATACGTTCGAACCTAAACTTAAACTTTCAGTTTTTTGTTGTGTCAAAGTAGAGCATCCGAGAGAAATCAGTAATTTGTATCATCATGCAGCTTGGAAGTGACGATCAGTTGCCTTTTTGCTCGATTCGGCAATCAGTtcatcttggttttttttttttgtcagtagaGTATTCTCATACTAAACATGGATAGCCGAATTCGAGACGACATgtttaacattattttggaacGAACCAGTGTGAAATGTAGGTATATGGAGTTTTCAGGTAAGTTCTATTTGGTGCATTAACGTTGAACTGCACATTGACCACattcatggcggccatgttggtatgcTTCGCCTAGTTTGCGCGGTAAAAAAATTGGCTTACCGCGTTGTGTTGCAACTAACGTTCCGTGCCTTTAAAAGGTACGTatgtttctttcatttttatcagTTACTATttccataatttttttgtttaattgttGAAATCAAATATTGTATTATCTTTTCTTGGTTTGACACATTTATCAGACCTTTTCTTACTTTCGTCCCCCGCCCTTCtccaagaacaaagaaaaaaaaatacaaaatacaataaataaacCATGTAGACTTTTGAACATTATGCTTTTGTTTAACCACTAAAATGCTCCACCTTAATGCTCTAATTCtcccactaaaatgctcggtcTCCCCAAAAAAAGTCACTAAAATGCTGGGATAATGCTCATTATACAAAcggtttttaaaattaatttcaacatttttaacAGGGTGTTAACTGTTAACACTTACAAAAACATACAAGTGTTGCAAGTAACAACAACGTATACAAGTTCATAAATACAACCAAAAAAACATAATCCTTGAAATCATCTACGAGGCTAAGAACAGCAGAGAGTAGTTGACTAAACCTAGAAAGTTGAGTTTTAGTCTTCATTTTctctaagaaaaataatttcttttttagtttctcgaaaaacaaaaagtCCAGGAAaatgccactaaaatgctcgaataATGCTCAATGCTTTTGCCTCTCTAAAATGCTCGAAAAAATGCtagcataatgtacaaaagcctaaAACCATGGTCATTTAACAAAGGAAACGTTCATGGAGATGAGGCTACCGTAATGAATTTTGCAAAATGATTTGAGTATCTTCACACATTCTGTGAGGTTATTGAtaatttattgtcaattttacATATATAAAATTGAATAGATGTCTGCAGAGAAGAAATCGAGAAGTGCACGGTTCTCTCAGGCCATGAGCGAGGCACTTGTGCAGGCTTATGCAAAACACAAAGTAAGCTAAGTCGTATTATATTTTGACATTAATTACATAATTTTCAGTAGTTATAATGAGAAAAAAGTTTTGTAAAAATTCCTGCAGGCTTATGCAAACACAAAGTAAGCTAAGTCGTATTATATTTTGACATTAATTACATAATTTTCAGTAGTTATAATGGGAAAAAAGTTTTGTAAAAATTCATGTTTCCCAGAACTTAGAAATTCCAACGATGAAACAACCTGACTAAGTGAAGAAAGGTGGGCAACAATTTAAACATACTATTATAGCAtcaaacattttctttaaacATACGTACAGTAAAGATATATGGATGTATTGaaaagttctttatttaaatttcttgtCCCTAGTATGTCCTTCAGGCTAAATTTTCAAATTCTGTAACCCTGGAGAAGAAAAAAGAGGCTTGGGCCTCTGTTTTAGACGCTGTAAATGCGGTGAATgctggggaaaaaaaaactctagAACAGGTATTTAAAAAGAACCTACTTTCATTGTCTCTTGTTATTCagcaaatattattttaaaaatttattcatATAAGTTAAATCTttcctaaaaaaattaaataaattatcattagGTGAAAAGGAGATGGAAGGACATGACGGGGACAgtaaagaagaaagagagagaggCAAGAAACAAGGAATTAAAAAGGTTGAGAGTGACTGGGAACGGCCACTTGGCAGACGAGGTAGGTTAGCTTCTAATGTGTCACTGCTAGACTTAATTATTCCATGTCATAGAGTTATTTAACAAAGactgaaattatttttaaaggaTGACGACCTAGCAGACCCATGTCTTGAGACCTTAAATCCCGCTGAGAAGGAGATCGCCCACATTTTAGGACCACAAACGTTCACCGGGATTCCTGGTGGCCATGATTCTATGGCAACATTTGGTGAGGATTATACTTGTATCTTGATCTTCTCTGAAAACAATTTGTGTTTAGACCAAAGAAATATGCATATCTTCTTTGAAAGGTCACTGAAGATCCCAAGGACATGGACATTCAGATGTCTAAGTGTGATGCTTCTCTGAAAACAATTTGTGTTTGAAATTCAGCTAGGGGAGTAAGGTGGGCTATAATCAGGGCAGGAAAAAACCAAGGTCTGATTGCCCGGGGCAAGTAAAATTTTGCTCTTGGGAAAACCATTGAGAAAACCATTTGCTTCCCTTGTTTGTTCactttattttctttcctttggtaCAAATGAAGGGCAGACAAGCAAAGGAAACAGTGAGGGTGGCATGGAAGCTGATATGCAGGTATACTATATAATTTTCTATAATTAtacaagttattctcgcattttgagtCGTctttgcctatgatctattagaggactgACGCACCATTGACGTCACTATCAGCTTTAAtacaaataaagtttaatttattataatataaaacaaatataactTTTTTACAGGAAGTCAGTCTGGCAGCAGAGAATATATGCTCTGCTGATGTTACAATCAAGGTAATATTTATCTTATTGTATCTGAATAGCACTGGGTGGCCAAATTGCTCACATAAAcatagtatgcaaatttttgtactaaaattaaaatcattCCAAAACCATTCATTACTCAAGGAAGGGTGAAGGGGCAAAGGAGGACGATGCTCATGTAGAAGCAATGACAATGACATGTATAATTTGAGTATTATTTATGGTCATCGGGGATTAACCAACTGTACTAGATGACAGTCATAACCTGTGTTGATGATCATTGTAAATGAAGTGATAACAACAGCTACTAATAGAGCTAATATGATTAAACCTTGCAGGAATCTGAAAACACTGTACTACATGCagaggtttcattagaagccagtCACCAGCGGTATACCGCTGTCTGTTTGTCAAAAATTTGTCTCTCACCACcggctactctgccttgattttcactcaaacccttgtatAAGATAAGATTGACTGCTGCTTACATCGATTACCTCAGTCATCTActgcaaaagttattgaaacccctgtacATGTACTAATACAGCTAATTTGATTCAATCTTGTAGGATTCTAAAAACAGTGCGCAGGCAGACAATCAGCTAGGTGAGACAAGGAAAAGGCCTGCACCAAAGACACTTGCACAAGCCCAGCTGGAAGTAAGATACTTCTAACCATACAATATTATTtatatttacaaaataattgaatcATTGGGCCATATTATTATTACGGTCTACAAAGTCTACAAGTGACTTGTTAGACATGCTAGGTAACAAAATTGCAACATATGCACAGTGCACAATTTCATATACACTgcaattaaattttattcaaactTTTCTCTTGTTAAGTCCATATCCACGAGTGTCTCCAATATAAATGTAACTAATACTTTCGTATTTAGTTTATGTACTCAAGGAGTCAATGCTACAGTACGATGTTACAGTACCTAATTTCTAGCTGCCAGTGTTTCAGGAATTGATGTAGAAGGGACTTGACGTAaagagatgagatgagatgacTTCTACATACATGTAGCTATTTGGATAATATTGttagaataatattatttttactgGTTGGCTGCTTAGTAGTCCACCAAAAGCAACATGCCTTTAATATCTCCCAGGAGGTAGAGAACAGTTGGATGTTATGCAGTATAATTCATTAATTCTAAGGAAGACAATGACCATTTTTTCCTTTAGTACTTTGAAACAGTCACTATGTATTACAAAATGAAGATGAGGAAGGTTCAATTGGAAATTGACCTCCTTAAAGATCAGAAGAGGCAAGGTGTGTTTTCTGTGTGCTGAAATattcatttaaaagaaaaaacactgaCATCTAAGGCAGCCCTCTCAAAACCAATTCTAGCTTGGGAAAGTAGACTTCTACTCCAACACTGGAATTCTGAGATGTTAATTGGACATATGACTTTGATCAATGTTGAATACTGTTGGGCCAGATAActtcaaaatattattttacaacAATACAAATTTATACATTGCGTtacaaaattttcctttgttttgtattcatttttcaaaatatgcaGCAGTGAAaatcaacatacatgtaacccACAACATGTTCCATCATAATTTGACAATCCAAATAATTAGTGGAAGCTGATAGCCAAAATGGGTACTTCCCTTGCCTGACAtgttttatttaacaattattattcgccGCAGgcaaagtgattatcggtgaatattcaccaagacgaagtcgaggtgaatattcaccgataatcgctgagcctgaggcgaataattgttttagtataaatacacaggtgattatttcaaaaaagagaaggaaaaaaaaaacatttcaacgcgaaaatcatcttcacttacagtggcaaaacgactactggcagccattttgtccgtcgaggtgattatcggctgataatccgagatagcgagccaatgagagcgcgcgattttgtataatcacctgtgtatttatactacaCTGACACTATTAATTCATAACCTAGTTGTGTTTGGGCGTCTACTACATCAGAATGACACAAAGACACTACCAACACTAACACTTTTCTTTTACCATTAACTCTAGTTGTGGACAATTGGGAATTAGATTTCCAGGGAAGCACCTCACAAGctgaatttttgtaaatttttttaaacaatatttataataaatttAGGCCTGCCATGAGACTTTTGTGAAATTGATAATAAAATTGATGGAACTTTTCAGAATTAGACTTCATGTGCTAGGGTTTACTTGTCATTTGTATGAACAGAATTCTGCCTTTTGGTTATTATAACcatgagaatattcagttaaactTTGCATAAAGCAAATAACAttgtttgtcttgtttacacCATTATGTTTGTATTTACTTATTTAACATTAACCCACATTCCAATCCAAAAAGTAAACATAACTCAATATTTCATGAATAATCAGTAAACGAAGTTCATTGTACCTCTAATAACTTGTTGAAAAGCTCCAGCTAAGAACATCCAAAGTCCTTAGTTAccaaaggggggaggggaggggagaagTGACAACCAATCACATTTAGGCAATTTGCTAGCATATTATGAGGATTTGAAATATTGACCATATGAACTATAATCTAGCaacaatttgcagaaatttatCCTGGTGCAAAAAGTAACTTGGATGTTCCTGCTTCTACACCTTCCAACTGAAAATGTTTGGCAAAGTAAAGTTAAGTAAACACATTATTTATAAGGCGATCTCTCACCAATACACCAGCATTATTATGAAGGTGAGCGGGTACCTCAATCACCAAGTCTGGTTCACAAGGGGGTTGCTCTATATAATCAGGGAGTGGTGTTTTGTCATAGATGCACATATTGTGCAGCACAGCAGTTGCTGTAATAATGGTGCAACAACGATTGGGATTAAATTGCAATGCCCCACCAGATACATCGAGACATCGAAATCTGGACTTCCATAGGCCCTCTCGATGGTGTTTCTAGTTTTTGTATGAGCCTTTTGATATCTCCTTTGAGGTGCAGTGGAGACATCATCAGGCCTGAAAGGGGTCAATAAATATGGCTGGATCCCATAGCCACGATCCCCAAGTAgccagccattttgtccacCGCCATCTTCAAGGTGTGCATGGAGCACGCTGCCATTAAATACTGCTGAATCATGAACAGATCCCTGCCATCTGCACGCAAAGTTGGTGAAAGAAAGTTGTGCATTGCACACTGCCATGGCATTGATTGCATGAAAGCCCTTATGGCAGACATACATGTGTTCGTCATTGAAAGGAGCCCTAATGGGGATCAAGGAACCATCCACCGCTCCTATCACCCTTGGCATATGTGCAATTTTGAAGAAATCAGCCATTGTTTCCTGTCAAACAAGAACACAATTTGTATGCATTGAGTTTCTTGAAAGCAACATCCTCCCTTTCTGCTAAATTCAAAGCCCATCCCTATGCTTTCAGAATGCTACTCCAAAGAACTCCCCTTTGCctccaaaattccaaaaagtcACCCATGTAGTGTCTTGTAATGAAAATATGTACTTTTTCTGGATTCACTCATTCTATTTAGAACCTGAGAAATTTATGTACTAGAAAACTCTGTGATAAATTGTTGCACAGAAATCTGCTGACATTTTGAAACGC
It includes:
- the LOC138033790 gene encoding nuclear apoptosis-inducing factor 1-like translates to MSAEKKSRSARFSQAMSEALVQAYAKHKYVLQAKFSNSVTLEKKKEAWASVLDAVNAVNAGEKKTLEQVKRRWKDMTGTVKKKEREARNKELKRLRVTGNGHLADEDDDLADPCLETLNPAEKEIAHILGPQTFTGIPGGHDSMATFGQTSKGNSEGGMEADMQEVSLAAENICSADVTIKDSKNSAQADNQLGETRKRPAPKTLAQAQLEYFETVTMYYKMKMRKVQLEIDLLKDQKRQVVDNWELDFQGSTSQAEFL
- the LOC138031931 gene encoding putative nuclease HARBI1; translated protein: MADCEVLERFRLSRERIQWLVDELQEELERNTARSCPLSPETQVLIALRYYASGSFLKVIADTMGVSKASSSRSLLAVSQCLNNMAAEWIVFPTRNTELNETMADFFKIAHMPRVIGAVDGSLIPIRAPFNDEHMYVCHKGFHAINAMAVCNAQLSFTNFACRWQGSVHDSAVFNGSVLHAHLEDGGGQNGWLLGDRGYGIQPYLLTPFRPDDVSTAPQRRYQKAHTKTRNTIERAYGSPDFDVSMYLVGHCNLIPIVVAPLLQQLLCCTICASMTKHHSLII